The proteins below come from a single Juglans regia cultivar Chandler chromosome 12, Walnut 2.0, whole genome shotgun sequence genomic window:
- the LOC108987683 gene encoding protein trichome birefringence-like 25 isoform X2 encodes MAKEARWDSKLLSLQKHNHVFVKFAISFLVLGLAFRLLSSDSIRIVSNIETPPLAEERTESPIVSLPIEAPVSSPFPQNESYTSENVKCDIFKGDWIAEQSGPAYTNKSCHVIEDHQNCMRNGRPDSGYLYWRWNPRDCELPRFNSHRFLDLMRDKSWAFIGDSISRNHVQSLLCILSQVEEAVEVYHDEEYRSKRWHFPAHNFTLSVIWTPFLVKAAIFEDMNGVSSSEVQLYLDKLDEKWTDQYKNFDYVVIAGGKWFLKTAIYNENNTIAGCHYCPGKNLTELGFDYAYRKALQLVLNFVMHDEYHNHKPFVFFRTTTPDHFENGEWFSGGYCNRTVPFKDGEIEMRDVDTIMRDIELEEVEKAASVGSENGVILKLLDTTRLSVLRPDGHPGPYRKFHPFGKDKNAKVQNDCLHWCLPGPIDSWNDLVMELLVNGEKYR; translated from the exons ATGGCGAAGGAAGCGAGGTGGGATTCGAAACTGTTATCACTCCAGAAACACAATCATGTCTTTGTGAAGTTTGCCATCTCGTTTCTCGTATTGGGTCTTGCTTTTCGCCTTTTATCCTCTGATTCTATCAGGATTGTTTCAAACATAGAGACACCCCCTCTTGCAGAGGAAAGAACAGAGTCCCCTATTGTTTCTCTTCCCATTGAAGCGCCTGTTTCTTCTCCATTCCCTCAAAATGAAAGCTACACATCTGAGAATG TAAAATGTGATATATTCAAGGGAGACTGGATAGCTGAGCAATCAGGCCCAGCTTACACCAATAAGAGCTGCCATGTGATTGAAGACCATCAAAATTGTATGAGGAATGGACGGCCAGATTCAGGTTATCTTTACTGGAGGTGGAATCCAAGGGACTGTGAATTACCAAGGTTCAATTCTCACAGATTTCTAGACCTTATGAGGGATAAATCTTGGGCGTTTATTGGTGATTCCATCTCTCGTAACCATGTGCAGTCTTTACTCTGTATCCTCTCTCAG GTCGAAGAAGCTGTTGAGGTCTACCACGATGAGGAATACAGATCCAAAAGATGGCATTTTCCTGCTCACAACTTCACGCTTTCAGTAATATGGACTCCTTTCCTCGTTAAAGCAGCAATCTTCGAGGACATGAATGGCGTGTCTTCATCAGAAGTCCAGCTTTACCTTGACAAACTTGACGAAAAATGGACGGATCAATACAAGAACTTTGATTACGTGGTGATTGCCGGTGGAAAATGGTTTCTCAAAACAGCAATTTACAATGAGAACAACACCATCGCAGGCTGTCATTACTGCCCTGGAAAGAACTTAACAGAGCTAGGATTTGACTATGCATACCGCAAGGCACTTCAGCTGGTTCTCAACTTTGTAATGCATGATGAATACCACAACCATAAGCCATTTGTCTTCTTCAGAACTACCACACCTGATCACTTTGAGAATGGAGAGTGGTTCAGCGGAGGGTACTGCAATCGAACAGTGCCATTCAAGGATGGCGAGATTGAGATGAGAGATGTCGACACTATAATGCGTGACATCGAGTTGGAAGAAGTTGAGAAGGCTGCAAGTGTAGGGTCTGAAAATGGGGTAATTTTGAAGCTATTAGATACAACCCGCCTTTCGGTACTGCGGCCGGACGGACACCCGGGACCCTACAGGAAATTCCATCCTTTTGGGAAAGATAAGAATGCCAAAGTTCAGAATGATTGCTTACATTGGTGCTTGCCAGGGCCAATTGACTCTTGGAATGACCTGGTGATGGAATTGCTGGTGAATGGTGAAAAATATAGATGA
- the LOC108987683 gene encoding protein trichome birefringence-like 25 isoform X1 has protein sequence MAKEARWDSKLLSLQKHNHVFVKFAISFLVLGLAFRLLSSDSIRIVSNIETPPLAEERTESPIVSLPIEAPVSSPFPQNESYTSENVSVKCDIFKGDWIAEQSGPAYTNKSCHVIEDHQNCMRNGRPDSGYLYWRWNPRDCELPRFNSHRFLDLMRDKSWAFIGDSISRNHVQSLLCILSQVEEAVEVYHDEEYRSKRWHFPAHNFTLSVIWTPFLVKAAIFEDMNGVSSSEVQLYLDKLDEKWTDQYKNFDYVVIAGGKWFLKTAIYNENNTIAGCHYCPGKNLTELGFDYAYRKALQLVLNFVMHDEYHNHKPFVFFRTTTPDHFENGEWFSGGYCNRTVPFKDGEIEMRDVDTIMRDIELEEVEKAASVGSENGVILKLLDTTRLSVLRPDGHPGPYRKFHPFGKDKNAKVQNDCLHWCLPGPIDSWNDLVMELLVNGEKYR, from the exons ATGGCGAAGGAAGCGAGGTGGGATTCGAAACTGTTATCACTCCAGAAACACAATCATGTCTTTGTGAAGTTTGCCATCTCGTTTCTCGTATTGGGTCTTGCTTTTCGCCTTTTATCCTCTGATTCTATCAGGATTGTTTCAAACATAGAGACACCCCCTCTTGCAGAGGAAAGAACAGAGTCCCCTATTGTTTCTCTTCCCATTGAAGCGCCTGTTTCTTCTCCATTCCCTCAAAATGAAAGCTACACATCTGAGAATG TTTCAGTAAAATGTGATATATTCAAGGGAGACTGGATAGCTGAGCAATCAGGCCCAGCTTACACCAATAAGAGCTGCCATGTGATTGAAGACCATCAAAATTGTATGAGGAATGGACGGCCAGATTCAGGTTATCTTTACTGGAGGTGGAATCCAAGGGACTGTGAATTACCAAGGTTCAATTCTCACAGATTTCTAGACCTTATGAGGGATAAATCTTGGGCGTTTATTGGTGATTCCATCTCTCGTAACCATGTGCAGTCTTTACTCTGTATCCTCTCTCAG GTCGAAGAAGCTGTTGAGGTCTACCACGATGAGGAATACAGATCCAAAAGATGGCATTTTCCTGCTCACAACTTCACGCTTTCAGTAATATGGACTCCTTTCCTCGTTAAAGCAGCAATCTTCGAGGACATGAATGGCGTGTCTTCATCAGAAGTCCAGCTTTACCTTGACAAACTTGACGAAAAATGGACGGATCAATACAAGAACTTTGATTACGTGGTGATTGCCGGTGGAAAATGGTTTCTCAAAACAGCAATTTACAATGAGAACAACACCATCGCAGGCTGTCATTACTGCCCTGGAAAGAACTTAACAGAGCTAGGATTTGACTATGCATACCGCAAGGCACTTCAGCTGGTTCTCAACTTTGTAATGCATGATGAATACCACAACCATAAGCCATTTGTCTTCTTCAGAACTACCACACCTGATCACTTTGAGAATGGAGAGTGGTTCAGCGGAGGGTACTGCAATCGAACAGTGCCATTCAAGGATGGCGAGATTGAGATGAGAGATGTCGACACTATAATGCGTGACATCGAGTTGGAAGAAGTTGAGAAGGCTGCAAGTGTAGGGTCTGAAAATGGGGTAATTTTGAAGCTATTAGATACAACCCGCCTTTCGGTACTGCGGCCGGACGGACACCCGGGACCCTACAGGAAATTCCATCCTTTTGGGAAAGATAAGAATGCCAAAGTTCAGAATGATTGCTTACATTGGTGCTTGCCAGGGCCAATTGACTCTTGGAATGACCTGGTGATGGAATTGCTGGTGAATGGTGAAAAATATAGATGA